In Paenibacillus sp. G2S3, a single window of DNA contains:
- a CDS encoding AraC family transcriptional regulator — MSDKDPSYPLRKQVPSRDWSPGIHYAQLQTLPPCTFPRRRLYDFELLYVRQGKLLTKMDTEEYILNAGQLIFLSSGVYHQNAILSDSDTKLIGIHFDFFGESIITHDEDMVVNEDEVMHDKFAFEAVTAPFMPLSQEPIYSPPPECVHAMEQLVHEFTMRPVGYEWVCRGLLLGILTSLLRTQNSRDAAKSSVHTERIRALIDEIEERSAERWTNKSMAAVMNMHEDHFAKLFREVAGMPPGEYLRSIRHREARKLLRETDWPIERVGDQVGYPDIHYFSRVFTANEGISPRAYRKLSRIL, encoded by the coding sequence ATGTCTGACAAAGATCCCTCTTACCCACTGAGAAAGCAGGTACCCTCTCGTGATTGGTCACCCGGAATTCACTATGCACAATTGCAGACACTTCCCCCTTGTACCTTCCCAAGAAGAAGACTATATGACTTCGAGCTACTATATGTTCGCCAGGGCAAATTATTAACAAAGATGGATACGGAGGAATATATACTGAACGCTGGGCAGCTAATTTTCCTCTCATCTGGGGTATATCATCAGAATGCTATCCTGTCAGATTCAGATACTAAGCTTATTGGAATCCATTTTGATTTCTTTGGGGAGTCAATCATTACACATGATGAAGATATGGTAGTTAATGAGGATGAAGTCATGCACGATAAATTTGCCTTTGAAGCCGTAACCGCTCCTTTCATGCCATTATCACAAGAACCGATCTACTCCCCGCCACCCGAATGTGTTCATGCCATGGAACAACTCGTTCATGAATTCACCATGCGGCCTGTCGGCTATGAGTGGGTCTGTCGAGGGCTACTACTTGGTATTCTGACTTCGTTGCTTCGAACGCAAAACTCCCGAGATGCAGCTAAATCTTCAGTTCACACCGAGCGGATCAGGGCATTAATAGATGAGATAGAAGAGCGGTCAGCAGAGCGCTGGACCAATAAATCCATGGCCGCAGTCATGAATATGCATGAGGACCATTTTGCCAAGCTCTTTCGTGAAGTAGCGGGTATGCCCCCTGGAGAATACCTCCGCTCGATCCGGCATAGGGAAGCGCGTAAGCTACTGCGAGAAACGGATTGGCCGATTGAGAGGGTGGGCGATCAGGTCGGCTATCCCGATATCCATTATTTCAGTAGAGTGTTCACGGCGAATGAGGGGATTTCTCCGCGGGCGTATCGCAAGTTGTCTCGGATTCTCTAG
- a CDS encoding carbohydrate ABC transporter substrate-binding protein has translation MRKTMSTLLAVTLLGVGLIGCGNSTNTPAASKDSNSTKATSTAEATSTTNAENTSKEDVKKDFDNKELSIAVFQGGYGADYWNEIVSKFESTYPGVKVNMTINPKVGEVIRPQIVAGNPPDFLSVTDTEQSGIMLSLIKEKGLLDITDVFESKALDKDETLKDMILPGMLDSTRFQPYQDGKIYLAPFNAGPMGLIYNKTLFAEKGWSVPETWDEFFALGDELKKEENFLVNADGTKTKRALFTYQGIYPDYLEEILYPAIASAGGKETLDKVFAYEEGSFKNDTIKKVLDIFYKISKDGYLMDGTVALNHTQSQTDMMMGKALFIVNGNWMENEMKDSPRENGFEFGMTTVPVFNKGDQKYVLSSYEQFSIPAKAKNPELAKEFLKFLYTDESVKLFAEKANGAYALNGAKELSKPYLTKGVYDMFEAYNGSISILQGWQSLPKGSKVSVVTEMFKNTMTPVMTGQMTTDQWMDNVEKAFAQIRKEKAASK, from the coding sequence ATGAGAAAGACGATGAGTACGTTATTAGCAGTTACGCTGCTGGGTGTGGGGTTGATTGGCTGTGGGAATAGCACGAATACACCTGCTGCCTCAAAGGATTCTAATTCTACAAAAGCTACGAGTACAGCGGAAGCGACAAGTACAACGAACGCCGAGAATACTTCTAAAGAGGATGTTAAGAAGGATTTTGATAACAAGGAACTGAGTATTGCTGTCTTCCAAGGTGGATATGGCGCCGATTATTGGAATGAAATTGTTAGTAAATTCGAGAGTACTTATCCAGGGGTAAAAGTGAATATGACGATCAACCCTAAGGTTGGTGAAGTGATCAGACCACAGATTGTTGCCGGTAATCCTCCTGACTTCCTATCCGTTACGGATACAGAGCAAAGTGGGATTATGCTTTCCCTCATTAAAGAAAAAGGACTTCTAGACATCACTGATGTATTCGAAAGCAAGGCCTTAGATAAAGATGAGACGCTTAAGGATATGATTCTTCCAGGGATGCTGGACAGCACAAGATTCCAGCCGTATCAAGACGGGAAGATCTATCTGGCACCTTTTAACGCTGGACCGATGGGCTTGATTTACAACAAAACTTTGTTCGCGGAAAAAGGCTGGAGTGTTCCTGAGACTTGGGACGAGTTCTTTGCTTTAGGGGATGAGCTGAAAAAAGAAGAAAACTTCTTAGTCAATGCAGATGGGACGAAAACGAAAAGAGCGTTGTTCACTTACCAAGGCATCTATCCGGACTACTTGGAAGAAATTCTGTATCCTGCCATTGCTAGTGCGGGTGGTAAAGAAACATTAGATAAAGTCTTTGCTTATGAGGAAGGTTCATTTAAGAACGACACGATCAAAAAAGTATTGGATATATTCTACAAAATATCTAAAGACGGATATCTGATGGATGGCACGGTCGCCTTGAACCATACCCAATCGCAGACCGATATGATGATGGGGAAAGCGTTGTTTATTGTAAACGGCAACTGGATGGAAAATGAAATGAAGGATTCACCAAGAGAAAATGGCTTTGAATTTGGGATGACAACCGTCCCTGTATTTAATAAAGGAGATCAGAAGTACGTGCTTTCCAGCTATGAGCAATTCTCCATTCCAGCAAAAGCTAAAAATCCAGAGCTGGCTAAAGAATTCTTAAAGTTCCTGTATACGGATGAGTCCGTTAAATTATTCGCGGAAAAAGCTAATGGTGCGTACGCACTTAATGGTGCGAAGGAGCTGTCGAAGCCATACTTGACCAAAGGTGTATATGACATGTTTGAGGCTTACAATGGTTCCATTTCAATTTTGCAAGGCTGGCAATCCTTACCGAAGGGCTCCAAAGTTAGTGTAGTCACTGAAATGTTCAAAAATACGATGACGCCAGTCATGACAGGTCAAATGACCACTGACCAATGGATGGATAATGTTGAAAAAGCTTTTGCACAGATTCGTAAAGAGAAAGCAGCTAGTAAATAA
- a CDS encoding sensor histidine kinase: protein MIPIIFIGFYSYTIYSKSIHNKLSKSTFQALTLLNRTMLSELNNYQYLAGSVSTNPIIQERLTAAPNEPAPSNATINHAMDNVYRTIYPGYVQNVRIIDSKNEPIYELGYDGIPNPKYGEIMKQVDLNAPYDSLNYVKSYRASHTIVLGRKIFDQDDIGVPLGYVFVFIGGELFSKVILSSVDLGTGSNLLIMNREGIVMSSNLKGTTLGEAYDKGQLLKQIKEQEAQKNHSFQGLVNGKMHQISYINNNQLGWYMISTVPFSYINSETSKITTGLLIVVSIIVILCILIIIVLYKSILKPIKQIIVFCNQIFYGNLSNRIEDHSNDEMGVLANRINSMVSRIEQLIEDQQKDQKRQRSLELQMLQSQINPHFLFNTLNSLRWLAMINQVPVLSDGISSLAELLRSTIIDQDEEITIKQELNNLDNYFAIQKIRYADRFDVEYDLDESVLHSLIPKLILQPIAENAIIHGVTDIGGKVLIRIKAYAKNEYTLVIEIIDNGKGFDTKKSEKADTLSGIGISNVADRIKLQYGESYGLFITSLVGQGTCCRLIIPKQTYEEDKG from the coding sequence GTGATTCCCATCATCTTTATAGGTTTCTATTCCTATACTATCTACTCCAAATCCATTCACAATAAATTAAGCAAATCTACCTTTCAGGCTTTGACACTGCTCAATCGAACGATGTTAAGCGAGCTTAATAACTATCAATATCTTGCCGGATCTGTTTCTACCAATCCTATTATTCAGGAGCGTTTAACGGCAGCACCTAATGAACCCGCTCCTAGCAATGCTACCATTAACCACGCTATGGATAATGTGTACAGAACCATTTATCCGGGATATGTTCAGAACGTTCGGATCATAGATTCCAAGAACGAACCTATTTATGAATTAGGCTATGATGGCATTCCCAATCCAAAGTATGGGGAAATCATGAAACAGGTAGATCTGAATGCCCCTTATGACAGTCTTAATTATGTAAAAAGCTATCGTGCTTCCCATACGATTGTCCTGGGGCGTAAAATTTTTGATCAAGATGACATTGGCGTTCCATTAGGTTATGTGTTTGTTTTTATCGGCGGGGAGTTATTCTCAAAAGTCATTCTTTCCAGTGTGGACTTAGGAACAGGTTCTAATCTGCTTATCATGAATAGAGAAGGAATAGTGATGTCCTCCAACCTAAAGGGTACAACACTTGGAGAAGCCTATGATAAAGGTCAACTGTTGAAGCAAATCAAGGAACAAGAGGCTCAGAAGAACCATTCCTTTCAAGGCTTAGTCAATGGCAAAATGCATCAGATCTCCTATATCAATAATAATCAATTAGGCTGGTATATGATTTCTACGGTTCCTTTCTCTTATATTAATTCTGAGACAAGTAAAATCACCACTGGACTCCTTATCGTCGTCAGCATCATTGTAATCCTTTGTATCCTAATTATCATCGTCTTGTATAAAAGTATCCTAAAGCCTATCAAACAAATTATTGTCTTCTGTAATCAAATTTTTTATGGCAATTTATCCAATCGTATAGAAGATCACAGCAACGATGAGATGGGTGTTCTGGCTAATAGGATTAATAGCATGGTCAGCCGGATTGAGCAACTGATAGAGGATCAACAGAAGGATCAAAAGAGGCAGCGTTCGCTTGAATTACAAATGCTACAATCACAGATTAACCCTCATTTTTTATTCAACACTCTAAATTCCTTGCGATGGCTCGCAATGATTAACCAGGTTCCGGTGCTAAGTGATGGTATCTCCTCTCTCGCAGAATTACTGCGCAGTACCATCATCGATCAAGATGAGGAAATAACTATCAAGCAAGAGCTTAATAATCTGGACAATTACTTTGCTATTCAAAAAATACGTTATGCTGATCGATTTGACGTTGAATATGATCTAGATGAATCGGTATTACATAGTCTGATCCCTAAACTTATTCTGCAGCCGATCGCTGAGAACGCTATCATCCATGGGGTTACGGATATTGGAGGAAAAGTTCTTATCCGCATTAAGGCTTACGCAAAAAATGAATACACACTTGTTATAGAAATCATTGATAACGGAAAAGGCTTTGACACGAAAAAATCGGAAAAGGCTGATACGCTGTCCGGTATCGGAATTTCTAATGTAGCCGATCGCATTAAGCTTCAATATGGTGAGAGCTACGGACTATTCATCACAAGCTTGGTGGGTCAAGGAACCTGTTGCCGCCTGATTATCCCCAAACAAACCTACGAAGAAGATAAGGGGTGA
- the gnpA gene encoding 1,3-beta-galactosyl-N-acetylhexosamine phosphorylase — MDKGRFTLPGETGMEEVIADLVERWGVDAVRDSDGTSLSQDILDMGLQIYSTLCLVREDNEWAKQHPQYRQQIYLMSAPLIVTSKVKTIDIMADFFADQFVPNTDVDIKKYWQVVNRTTGEIVPLAHWSYAEGIVTLEQAEQFHKYTVSFLAYQIWEPVSMYNHITNNWTEEHRLPLDVRYPEAQEHVLKVLKDWLAKHPKTDIVRFTTFFYNFDLIFNKEGKEKQVNWFGYLSCVSPLALDQFEQAYGYRLTAEDFVDQGRYNTPFMNPTPRYLDWMEFNQKFIAGYAKQCVDMVHDFGKKAIMFFGDHWAGTEPYGKYFSEIGLDAVVGAAGDGVTTRMIADIPIKDTEARFYPYFFPDVFFEGGDPVGESMPIWIKCRRALMRKSVGRMGYGGYLSLAYQFPNFIDHVTEIATQFKGIHANAEGTLPYKASFKVAILNTWGYIRSWQTHQVAHSLWNQRCYSYIGALESLAGLPFDIEFISFDDIRQHGIDPTIGVIINAGDVHTSWSGGDHWGDPKVVSSIREWVHQGGGFIGIGDPTAYEHQGVLFQLADILGVQKEMGFTASVNKPKVTPVKEHFITEDLEGDIDYGEGMTMIYQAEIGAQVLDVHDNSCNLAVNSFGQGRGVYIAGLPYSIQNTRLLSRAIYWAAHQEEQLYSWFSLNPNVECHAYPETGRYCAINNTAETQKTTILMENDLRIELELNGMESVWMDMNM, encoded by the coding sequence GTGGACAAAGGAAGATTTACACTACCTGGTGAAACAGGAATGGAAGAGGTCATAGCCGATCTTGTAGAGAGATGGGGCGTAGATGCTGTACGTGACAGTGATGGTACGAGTCTATCGCAGGACATTCTTGATATGGGTCTGCAAATCTATTCAACGCTTTGTCTGGTACGTGAGGACAACGAGTGGGCAAAGCAGCATCCACAGTATAGACAGCAGATTTATCTGATGTCTGCTCCATTGATTGTGACATCGAAGGTGAAGACCATCGATATTATGGCAGATTTTTTTGCCGATCAATTTGTTCCTAACACAGATGTGGATATTAAAAAGTATTGGCAGGTTGTAAACCGGACCACAGGAGAAATAGTACCTTTGGCACATTGGAGTTATGCAGAGGGGATCGTCACGCTTGAGCAGGCGGAACAGTTTCACAAATATACCGTCAGTTTCTTGGCCTATCAGATTTGGGAACCGGTCTCTATGTACAATCACATCACGAATAACTGGACGGAAGAGCATCGCTTACCACTGGATGTTCGTTATCCCGAGGCGCAAGAGCATGTATTGAAGGTGCTGAAAGATTGGCTAGCAAAGCATCCGAAGACTGATATCGTTCGTTTTACTACCTTCTTTTATAATTTCGACTTGATTTTTAATAAGGAAGGTAAGGAGAAGCAAGTGAATTGGTTTGGCTATCTAAGCTGCGTAAGTCCATTAGCATTAGATCAGTTTGAGCAAGCTTATGGATATCGTCTGACTGCGGAAGATTTTGTGGATCAAGGACGATATAACACACCGTTTATGAATCCGACGCCAAGGTATTTGGACTGGATGGAATTTAATCAGAAATTCATTGCAGGCTATGCCAAACAATGTGTGGATATGGTGCATGATTTCGGTAAGAAAGCCATTATGTTCTTTGGGGATCACTGGGCAGGGACAGAGCCTTATGGTAAATATTTTTCCGAGATTGGGCTAGATGCAGTGGTCGGGGCTGCCGGAGATGGGGTTACGACCCGTATGATCGCGGATATTCCGATTAAGGATACCGAAGCCCGGTTCTACCCGTACTTCTTCCCAGATGTATTCTTTGAAGGTGGAGATCCTGTTGGAGAGTCCATGCCGATCTGGATAAAATGTCGCCGGGCACTTATGCGTAAATCGGTTGGAAGAATGGGGTATGGTGGATATCTAAGTCTGGCGTACCAATTCCCTAATTTTATTGATCATGTGACGGAGATTGCGACTCAGTTTAAAGGAATTCATGCAAATGCTGAAGGGACTCTGCCGTATAAGGCATCGTTTAAAGTGGCGATTCTTAATACTTGGGGCTACATTCGCAGCTGGCAGACGCACCAAGTGGCTCACTCTTTATGGAATCAAAGATGTTATTCCTACATAGGGGCACTGGAGTCACTCGCAGGATTGCCTTTCGACATTGAATTTATAAGCTTTGATGATATTAGACAACACGGGATTGATCCTACTATCGGTGTGATTATTAACGCGGGTGATGTTCATACTTCTTGGAGTGGCGGAGATCATTGGGGCGATCCAAAAGTGGTTTCTAGCATTCGTGAATGGGTGCATCAAGGCGGCGGCTTTATTGGAATTGGTGATCCAACGGCTTATGAGCATCAAGGGGTTCTCTTTCAACTAGCAGATATTTTAGGTGTTCAAAAGGAAATGGGTTTTACAGCAAGCGTTAATAAGCCTAAGGTAACGCCAGTAAAGGAGCATTTCATTACGGAAGATCTGGAAGGCGACATTGATTATGGTGAAGGGATGACCATGATTTATCAAGCGGAGATTGGAGCACAAGTCTTGGATGTGCACGACAATAGCTGCAATCTTGCCGTGAATTCATTTGGGCAGGGGCGAGGCGTTTATATTGCAGGACTGCCGTATAGTATCCAGAATACTAGATTACTGAGCCGGGCGATCTATTGGGCTGCACATCAAGAGGAACAATTGTATTCTTGGTTCTCATTGAATCCGAATGTGGAGTGTCATGCTTACCCTGAAACTGGCCGATATTGTGCTATAAATAACACAGCGGAGACCCAAAAGACGACGATCCTGATGGAGAATGATTTGAGAATAGAGCTGGAATTGAACGGGATGGAAAGTGTGTGGATGGACATGAATATGTAA
- a CDS encoding carbohydrate ABC transporter permease — MNIINWITRLFLIVATIVLLYPFVWNLLASFKSNTEFLTDPFSFPQALHLDNYVRAFQKSKMGSYFLNSIFLVVLSTAILVIFVVPIAYVLTRFKFWGSKMILNIYMACIFLQASYIMVPLFIQVNSFGMLDNRGMLGLIYAVLQFPFAIFVLSGFLRSVPRDYEEAAKIDGCGNTGVLVRIIAPLAKPGIVTVCMLAAMGFWNEYPLALVLIQTDSKKTLPVGLANLFEVQRYATDWSALFAALILVLIPTILLYVVGQKQLLQGISAGGIKG; from the coding sequence ATGAACATTATCAATTGGATCACTCGGCTGTTTCTGATTGTAGCTACTATTGTTTTGTTATATCCGTTTGTATGGAATCTTTTAGCCTCATTTAAGAGCAACACGGAATTTCTAACCGATCCTTTCTCCTTTCCACAAGCCTTACACTTGGATAACTATGTACGTGCTTTTCAGAAATCCAAGATGGGGAGTTATTTCCTGAACTCTATCTTTCTAGTGGTGCTTTCCACTGCGATTCTAGTTATTTTTGTGGTCCCTATAGCTTATGTATTAACGAGATTTAAGTTTTGGGGTTCTAAAATGATTCTTAATATTTATATGGCCTGTATCTTTCTCCAAGCTTCTTATATCATGGTTCCTTTATTTATTCAGGTGAATTCTTTCGGAATGCTGGACAATCGCGGGATGCTCGGTTTGATCTATGCTGTCCTTCAGTTTCCTTTTGCGATTTTTGTGTTAAGCGGATTTCTAAGATCTGTCCCTAGAGATTATGAAGAGGCCGCCAAGATTGACGGTTGCGGGAATACAGGGGTACTCGTCAGAATCATTGCGCCACTAGCTAAGCCGGGAATTGTAACGGTCTGTATGCTGGCAGCGATGGGCTTTTGGAATGAGTATCCACTGGCATTAGTTCTAATTCAAACGGATAGCAAAAAAACATTACCGGTGGGTTTAGCCAATCTGTTTGAGGTTCAAAGGTATGCTACAGATTGGAGCGCACTATTTGCCGCATTGATCTTGGTACTCATTCCAACGATTCTCCTATATGTGGTAGGACAAAAACAATTGCTCCAAGGAATAAGCGCTGGTGGAATTAAGGGCTGA
- a CDS encoding sugar ABC transporter permease yields MSEMQLTEVAPRNRKLKTKPTKTKNPKLFIAVCTIPALLLTLVFMIIPTFRAFFMSFTDATGMSDENKFIFLDNYKYMFQDEMFLKALSNTFKLMLVVPVVTLAFGLVLAFLLTQTKLKERGFYRTVFFFPSIISLTVVGIIWSFVFHPNMGILNNILSSIGLDQLTMTWLGDSRTALWCVAVTLIWQAVGYYMVMYIAAIDGISADVFESATIDGAGYFRKLVSITIPLLKEIIGITFVLSLAGTINLSFIVVTIMTGGGPAGGTTVLLHYMYTQGFQNANFGYAMAIAIFTLAFAFVLSFLSRLLTNRAEG; encoded by the coding sequence ATGTCTGAGATGCAACTAACGGAAGTAGCTCCTAGAAACAGAAAATTAAAGACTAAGCCAACGAAAACTAAAAATCCGAAGCTATTCATAGCCGTTTGTACCATTCCTGCGCTCCTGTTGACTCTCGTATTTATGATCATTCCAACCTTTCGGGCATTCTTTATGTCTTTTACGGATGCAACCGGGATGAGTGATGAGAACAAGTTTATCTTTCTGGATAACTATAAATATATGTTCCAAGATGAGATGTTCCTCAAAGCGCTTAGTAATACGTTCAAGCTGATGCTGGTCGTGCCAGTGGTTACCTTAGCCTTTGGCTTAGTGCTTGCTTTTCTATTGACGCAGACGAAGCTGAAAGAGAGAGGCTTTTACCGGACGGTATTCTTTTTCCCCAGCATTATCTCTTTGACGGTAGTCGGGATCATATGGTCCTTTGTGTTTCATCCGAACATGGGGATCTTGAACAATATTCTCTCAAGTATTGGGCTGGATCAACTGACTATGACTTGGCTTGGGGATAGCCGAACTGCATTATGGTGCGTAGCGGTCACACTGATCTGGCAGGCGGTTGGTTACTATATGGTGATGTATATCGCTGCAATAGATGGGATTTCCGCGGATGTGTTCGAGTCGGCGACCATTGATGGTGCGGGGTATTTCCGGAAGCTTGTCAGCATTACGATCCCACTGTTAAAAGAAATCATTGGAATAACCTTCGTGCTGTCCCTGGCGGGTACGATCAATTTAAGCTTTATCGTCGTAACAATCATGACCGGCGGTGGACCGGCAGGTGGTACTACTGTATTACTCCATTACATGTACACTCAAGGGTTCCAAAATGCGAACTTTGGTTATGCCATGGCTATCGCAATCTTTACGCTTGCATTTGCCTTTGTCCTTTCTTTTCTGTCTAGACTACTTACAAATCGAGCAGAAGGGTAG
- a CDS encoding response regulator, which yields MYNVMLVDDEPIVKVALRTMIPWEELGYMICATASDGVEALTLVEKFNPHIIITDLKMPNMDGLQLIKELNNRGFAGKILVASNHGEYELVREALVLGAVDYMLKISMKTADLIQLLEKSTQLIQEQLQSRQQLETQSQLLQHNLKSVKNAILKDYFTDPYYDMNQLEQQNSITFSFSENSCYLFYITFEQNSASPSERKNQLSVSFIENIILDILETVDQFEIIQLESNALLLLISTDTLDNQQIIRTDFIHRVIQLIKMYISITPTIVYSQPIRGYAEAKVMLERCKESLEIQFYNEITIIDPEIVHLNDTLDFENVHEFSKNLIQAWKRSGVEAVNQATQNFLETCRSKQLKPAEAKTFIVNCLHYLPLCDAHIIVEDPKLLKTTIENIANSKRSAEILTQMELLFQLFSHQKQQIVTTHNRDVKQTIDYINANYQKKLTLSLIAKQVNLSENYLSRIFKEEVGQSIIHYINTVKMEKAAELILKGNPYVKEISTQIGIHDQFYFTRLFKKHFGVNPSEYKDYVQATLGSGT from the coding sequence ATGTATAATGTAATGCTGGTGGATGATGAACCTATTGTAAAAGTCGCGCTCAGAACCATGATTCCATGGGAAGAGCTTGGGTATATGATCTGTGCTACAGCCTCTGACGGAGTTGAAGCTTTAACCCTTGTTGAGAAGTTTAATCCCCATATCATCATTACAGATCTCAAAATGCCTAATATGGATGGCTTGCAGCTGATAAAAGAACTGAATAACAGAGGGTTTGCAGGAAAAATTCTAGTGGCAAGTAACCACGGGGAGTATGAGTTGGTTCGTGAAGCATTAGTTCTTGGCGCAGTAGATTATATGCTTAAGATTAGTATGAAGACTGCGGACCTCATCCAGTTGCTGGAGAAATCCACGCAGCTAATCCAAGAACAGCTTCAGTCCAGACAGCAGCTGGAGACACAATCTCAGCTATTGCAACATAATTTAAAGAGTGTAAAGAATGCGATTTTAAAAGATTATTTTACTGATCCATATTATGATATGAACCAGCTTGAGCAGCAAAATTCTATAACATTCTCTTTTAGTGAAAACAGCTGCTACTTGTTCTACATCACCTTTGAGCAAAATAGCGCCAGCCCTAGCGAACGGAAAAACCAACTTTCGGTATCCTTCATTGAAAACATCATCTTAGATATCCTGGAAACCGTAGATCAATTCGAGATTATTCAGCTTGAGTCGAATGCATTGTTGCTGCTTATCTCCACTGATACCTTAGACAATCAGCAAATTATCCGTACCGACTTCATTCATAGAGTCATTCAGTTGATCAAAATGTATATTTCCATTACTCCTACCATTGTTTATTCCCAGCCCATTAGAGGATATGCTGAGGCGAAAGTAATGCTAGAGCGATGTAAAGAATCCTTGGAAATCCAATTTTACAACGAAATAACGATTATTGATCCCGAGATTGTCCATTTAAATGATACGCTCGATTTCGAAAACGTTCATGAGTTCTCTAAGAATTTAATACAGGCCTGGAAACGTTCCGGCGTTGAAGCCGTTAATCAAGCCACTCAAAATTTTCTTGAGACCTGCAGATCTAAACAATTAAAGCCCGCTGAAGCCAAAACATTCATCGTTAATTGTCTGCACTATCTTCCATTATGCGATGCTCATATTATCGTTGAAGATCCAAAGCTTTTGAAAACAACTATTGAGAATATAGCAAATAGTAAACGAAGTGCCGAGATTCTAACGCAGATGGAGCTTTTGTTTCAATTATTCTCACATCAAAAACAACAGATTGTGACTACCCATAATAGGGATGTTAAACAAACGATTGATTATATCAATGCAAATTATCAGAAAAAGCTGACCTTATCTCTGATTGCCAAGCAGGTCAACTTAAGTGAGAACTATCTATCCAGAATCTTTAAAGAAGAAGTCGGCCAAAGTATCATCCATTACATTAACACCGTAAAAATGGAGAAAGCTGCAGAGTTAATTCTAAAGGGCAACCCTTATGTCAAAGAGATTTCTACTCAAATCGGTATACATGATCAATTTTATTTCACCAGACTTTTCAAGAAGCATTTTGGAGTTAATCCGAGTGAATATAAAGATTATGTTCAAGCGACGCTTGGTTCAGGAACTTAA
- a CDS encoding sugar phosphate isomerase/epimerase family protein, with protein sequence MKKGINIWSFREGTEIKECVRLAKAAGFEGIELSLNESGELGLQTTEKEARILRDSINETGLEIAGLATGLYWSYAMTSESEANRTKAIDVCKKQLELAAALGVDTILVIPGAVGVDFIEGCEVVDYEKAYDRALEAISHLAKDAEQAGVSIGLENVWNKFLLSPLELRTFIDTVGSSYVGSYLDVGNIVHSGYPEQWIRILGHRIKKVHFKDYRRTAGGLHGFVDLLAGDVDYPAVMKALEDIGYDNYVTGEMIPSYKHYTEQIIFNTSAAMDAILGRTTFKA encoded by the coding sequence ATGAAAAAGGGAATAAACATCTGGTCGTTTCGCGAAGGAACTGAAATTAAAGAATGCGTACGCCTAGCCAAAGCGGCTGGATTTGAGGGGATCGAGCTGTCATTAAATGAGTCAGGTGAACTTGGTCTGCAAACCACTGAGAAAGAGGCACGTATCCTTCGGGATTCTATTAATGAAACAGGTCTTGAGATCGCTGGTCTGGCAACAGGTCTGTATTGGTCTTATGCAATGACTAGTGAATCTGAAGCTAATCGAACTAAGGCAATCGACGTATGCAAAAAGCAACTGGAGCTGGCAGCTGCGCTTGGTGTAGATACGATTCTTGTCATTCCTGGCGCTGTTGGTGTGGATTTCATCGAGGGCTGTGAGGTTGTTGATTATGAAAAAGCTTATGATAGAGCGCTGGAAGCGATTAGTCATTTAGCCAAGGATGCTGAGCAAGCAGGCGTTTCTATTGGTCTTGAAAATGTGTGGAATAAATTCCTGTTGTCTCCGCTCGAATTACGTACTTTTATTGATACCGTCGGTTCCAGTTATGTAGGTTCCTATCTTGATGTTGGGAATATCGTGCATTCCGGTTATCCAGAGCAGTGGATACGGATTCTAGGCCATAGAATTAAAAAGGTGCATTTCAAGGATTACCGTCGGACGGCTGGTGGGCTTCACGGATTTGTTGATCTGCTCGCTGGGGATGTGGATTATCCAGCAGTCATGAAAGCGCTTGAAGACATTGGATACGACAATTATGTTACCGGTGAAATGATACCGTCATACAAACATTATACGGAGCAGATTATTTTTAATACTTCCGCAGCTATGGATGCCATTCTCGGACGTACCACTTTCAAAGCTTAA